In the genome of Pseudomonas sp. HS6, one region contains:
- a CDS encoding pyocin S6 family toxin immunity protein — protein MFLWISGFLKGDEEDDSLKFELTVRPGAEAAVLALLGWESLEESETGEWLLNEGQVRQIASVLNEHLPTELDLFIGVRE, from the coding sequence ATGTTTTTATGGATAAGTGGCTTTTTGAAAGGTGATGAAGAGGACGATTCTTTGAAGTTTGAACTGACAGTGAGGCCTGGAGCTGAAGCTGCGGTTCTAGCATTGCTGGGTTGGGAAAGCCTAGAAGAAAGTGAGACCGGAGAATGGTTATTGAATGAAGGTCAGGTCCGGCAAATCGCTTCAGTCCTTAATGAACACCTACCAACTGAGCTAGATCTTTTTATCGGAGTTCGGGAATAG
- a CDS encoding colicin E3/pyocin S6 family cytotoxin has translation MPRKTLLPRIQNPPSGDGQHITTRFMTATELAAQDARQKKYDDMLARQQAYEDRFVRQTPRQSQLSAVGCVFAKSCNLPDGVINHESPAGFIPVERLADFGAFSLLGGREKDASGNIPLKKISGVNLPSALGTLVLGSPAFTGAGASATSSVGVVTGGVAGGALAGMVALLWPSNLGDSSLYTEEQLRSLKEGRTRIRLHVEQQADGSLKGYGYNTQKRPDWEMIPVVQFVAQGSRQVADFGNGITLTWTPAVDPSSTSGIPPLESAPQTPTIWIYPPTEQADKIIVSPLYPPEYEDFILVFPADSGVQPLYVVLSRPALGGDIKYHRPPRTLPAFPDAQPVKSKSSVQGGGGKRSRWKDRKGRIYEWDSKTGAIELYNKQGKHLGEFNHETGEQIDPADPERSTPK, from the coding sequence ATGCCTCGAAAAACACTCCTCCCCCGGATTCAAAATCCGCCGTCAGGTGACGGGCAACACATCACTACCCGCTTCATGACTGCTACCGAACTCGCAGCGCAGGATGCCAGACAAAAGAAATACGACGATATGCTGGCCAGACAACAAGCCTATGAAGATCGTTTTGTTCGGCAGACGCCACGACAGAGTCAACTCAGCGCCGTAGGTTGTGTATTCGCCAAAAGCTGCAACCTCCCCGATGGCGTCATCAACCATGAAAGCCCGGCAGGGTTTATTCCTGTCGAAAGGCTTGCCGACTTTGGAGCGTTCTCACTGCTTGGGGGGCGCGAAAAAGATGCGTCGGGAAACATTCCCCTCAAAAAAATCAGCGGTGTCAATTTGCCGTCCGCACTGGGCACTCTTGTGTTGGGCAGTCCTGCTTTTACTGGCGCCGGCGCAAGCGCCACTTCCAGTGTTGGCGTAGTCACGGGCGGCGTTGCAGGAGGTGCATTGGCGGGAATGGTTGCACTTCTGTGGCCATCGAATCTGGGGGACAGTTCGCTCTATACCGAAGAACAGCTCAGATCACTGAAGGAGGGCCGAACACGTATCCGGCTGCATGTAGAGCAACAGGCCGATGGCAGTCTCAAAGGGTACGGGTACAACACTCAGAAGCGCCCTGACTGGGAAATGATTCCGGTCGTGCAATTCGTTGCTCAAGGCTCTCGACAGGTGGCTGACTTTGGCAATGGCATCACATTGACCTGGACGCCAGCTGTCGACCCATCCAGCACTTCGGGTATCCCGCCGCTGGAAAGTGCCCCGCAAACACCGACTATCTGGATTTATCCGCCGACAGAACAAGCAGACAAAATCATCGTCAGCCCGCTTTATCCGCCAGAGTACGAGGATTTCATCCTTGTGTTTCCGGCTGACTCCGGGGTGCAGCCTCTGTATGTTGTGCTTTCCAGGCCAGCACTGGGCGGCGATATCAAATACCACAGGCCCCCACGGACACTGCCCGCATTCCCGGATGCCCAACCAGTCAAATCAAAAAGCAGCGTTCAGGGTGGAGGAGGCAAGCGAAGCCGCTGGAAGGACCGGAAGGGGCGAATATATGAATGGGATAGCAAGACTGGCGCTATTGAGCTTTACAACAAACAAGGCAAACACCTTGGCGAGTTCAACCACGAAACCGGTGAACAGATAGATCCCGCAGATCCCGAGAGATCTACCCCGAAGTAA
- a CDS encoding helix-turn-helix domain-containing protein, translated as MKDHQNPPQRFSSVWDALEDTPQEAANMRLRAKLMRTLCETIRAWELPQKEAAKRLGITQPRLNDVLNGKIDKFSLDALVNLSAAAKLDVDLCFSSSPPLQWA; from the coding sequence ATGAAGGATCATCAAAACCCACCCCAGCGTTTCTCAAGCGTCTGGGATGCACTGGAAGACACGCCGCAGGAAGCCGCGAACATGCGCCTGCGGGCCAAACTGATGCGCACGCTTTGCGAAACAATTCGTGCCTGGGAGCTTCCACAGAAAGAGGCGGCCAAGCGCCTCGGCATCACTCAGCCGCGCCTCAACGACGTACTCAACGGCAAAATCGACAAGTTCTCTCTGGACGCGCTGGTCAATCTGTCGGCCGCCGCAAAACTGGACGTAGACCTCTGCTTCTCGTCGTCCCCGCCACTGCAATGGGCCTGA
- a CDS encoding M48 family metallopeptidase gives MNFFERQTQARNQTRRLVYMMILSIVSLVFLTALPFVFSGFEDYLSGTGTLADAFLAMAVIASFISSIVVIGGLLKYRQLRAGGKVVAEKLGGRLLNCNARTLGEQRLMNVVEEMAIASGTRVPAVYLLPDESINAFAAGLTPEDAAIGVTRGAVKLLTREELQGVIAHEFSHIFNGDMRLNTQLVAVVHGLLVLGLAGTYILASLLKRDKRDVRLMLVVLAVGVALSVAGFIGNLYGNLIKAAVSRQREFLADASAVQYTRNPQSIVGALKKIGAHAQGSAIGAPRAAEFNHLYFSTGVSGSLSRMFATHPDLSVRIRRIDPQWDGSFTTAAPAGKPVPDQIAATLD, from the coding sequence ATGAATTTCTTTGAACGACAAACCCAGGCTCGCAACCAGACCAGACGACTGGTTTACATGATGATTCTGTCGATTGTCTCGCTGGTCTTCCTGACCGCCCTGCCCTTCGTTTTCAGTGGTTTTGAAGATTACTTGAGTGGCACCGGCACGCTGGCAGATGCATTTCTGGCGATGGCCGTCATCGCATCGTTCATCAGCAGCATCGTGGTAATCGGCGGCCTGCTGAAATATCGGCAACTGCGGGCTGGCGGCAAAGTCGTTGCGGAGAAACTGGGTGGCCGCCTGCTCAATTGCAATGCGCGCACCCTGGGCGAGCAGCGGTTGATGAATGTGGTCGAAGAAATGGCGATTGCTTCCGGCACCCGCGTGCCAGCGGTGTATCTGTTGCCGGATGAAAGCATCAACGCTTTCGCGGCCGGGCTTACTCCGGAGGATGCAGCGATCGGAGTGACCCGTGGCGCGGTGAAGCTGCTGACCCGGGAAGAACTGCAAGGGGTGATCGCCCACGAGTTCAGCCACATTTTCAACGGTGACATGCGCCTCAATACGCAGCTGGTGGCGGTGGTGCACGGCCTGCTGGTGCTGGGGCTGGCTGGCACTTACATACTGGCCAGCCTGCTCAAGCGCGACAAACGCGACGTGCGGCTGATGCTAGTGGTGTTGGCGGTCGGCGTCGCACTGAGCGTGGCCGGATTTATCGGGAATCTGTATGGCAATTTGATCAAGGCCGCGGTCAGTCGCCAGCGCGAGTTCCTGGCCGATGCCAGCGCGGTGCAATACACGCGCAATCCGCAAAGCATTGTCGGGGCTCTGAAAAAAATCGGCGCCCATGCGCAAGGCTCCGCCATCGGCGCCCCCCGAGCGGCCGAGTTCAACCATCTGTATTTCAGCACCGGGGTGTCCGGTTCACTCAGCCGGATGTTTGCAACACACCCTGATCTGAGCGTGCGGATTCGTCGGATCGATCCGCAGTGGGACGGGAGTTTTACAACGGCTGCCCCAGCGGGTAAACCGGTGCCAGATCAGATCGCGGCAACGTTGGATTGA
- a CDS encoding helix-turn-helix transcriptional regulator gives MHAEHQDIGVSQVAAAIAEPARTKMLCSLMDGHARTATELATLADVSASTASAHLAKLKDLSLVRLHVQGRHRYYSLADKRVAHALEALMVIGQNPAPTFKPQTPDRLQFARTCYDHMAGTLAVLLHDRLLEGGWLVETDEQAYRLSESGEALFEGLGIEVRDLSSLRRRFACPCLDWSMRRPHLGGSLGAALLQTALKRKWVTQDLDSRALALTAVGRKEMTARFGVQWPQAMQPDPMRKSSTIAADSRVQ, from the coding sequence ATGCACGCAGAACATCAAGACATCGGCGTCTCGCAGGTGGCCGCCGCCATCGCGGAACCGGCGCGAACCAAAATGCTGTGCTCGCTGATGGACGGCCACGCCCGCACAGCCACGGAGCTGGCGACCCTCGCCGACGTCAGCGCCTCGACCGCCAGTGCGCACCTGGCCAAACTCAAGGACCTGTCGCTGGTGCGCCTGCATGTGCAGGGCCGCCACCGTTATTACAGCCTCGCCGACAAACGTGTGGCCCATGCTCTCGAAGCGCTGATGGTCATCGGCCAGAACCCCGCACCGACCTTCAAACCGCAGACGCCGGATCGCCTGCAATTTGCCCGCACCTGCTACGACCACATGGCCGGGACGCTGGCGGTGTTGCTGCATGACCGGTTGCTGGAGGGCGGTTGGCTGGTGGAAACCGATGAGCAGGCGTACCGCTTGAGCGAGAGCGGAGAGGCGCTTTTCGAAGGGTTGGGCATTGAGGTCAGGGATCTGTCGAGCTTGCGCCGACGCTTTGCCTGCCCGTGCCTGGACTGGAGCATGCGCCGGCCGCATCTGGGTGGATCGCTCGGTGCGGCGTTGTTGCAGACCGCGTTGAAGCGCAAATGGGTGACGCAGGATCTGGACAGCCGTGCGCTGGCGTTGACGGCAGTGGGGCGCAAGGAAATGACTGCACGATTCGGAGTGCAATGGCCGCAAGCGATGCAGCCTGACCCGATGCGTAAATCCTCGACCATTGCGGCTGACAGCCGAGTGCAATAA
- the dmeF gene encoding CDF family Co(II)/Ni(II) efflux transporter DmeF, with protein MNLTTRSDDFSHDHQFLGASHDDNARRTLWVVALTFVMMIGEIAAGYLTGSMALLADGFHMATHAGALGIAAAAYGFARRNANNRRYSFGTGKVGDLAGFASAMVLGLVSLGIAGESVFRLFEPTSVAFGEATLIAVVGLGVNLLSAFLLAGHHGHHDHGHSHDHGHHHHHDNNLRSAYVHVLADALTSVLAIAALLAGRYLGWVWMDPVMGIVGSIVIAKWAWNLMRDSAAVLLDTTDEPVAEEIRELLETSDDVRISDLHVWQVGPQARAAIVSVVAAAGVTAEAIRERLAPVHELSHLTIELRSA; from the coding sequence ATGAATCTGACGACGCGCTCTGACGACTTTTCCCACGATCACCAGTTCCTCGGTGCGTCCCATGACGACAACGCGCGCCGCACCTTGTGGGTCGTGGCGCTGACGTTCGTGATGATGATCGGCGAAATTGCTGCCGGTTACCTCACCGGTTCCATGGCGCTGCTGGCCGACGGATTCCACATGGCGACCCACGCCGGCGCCTTGGGTATCGCGGCGGCGGCCTATGGTTTTGCCCGGCGCAACGCCAACAACCGTCGTTACAGTTTCGGTACCGGCAAGGTCGGCGATCTGGCGGGGTTTGCCTCGGCCATGGTGCTGGGGCTGGTGTCGCTGGGCATTGCCGGGGAATCCGTTTTCCGCCTGTTCGAGCCCACCAGCGTAGCGTTCGGCGAGGCCACCTTGATCGCTGTGGTCGGCCTGGGCGTCAACCTGCTCAGCGCTTTTTTGCTGGCTGGTCATCACGGTCATCATGACCACGGCCATAGCCACGATCATGGTCATCACCACCATCACGACAACAACCTGCGCTCAGCCTACGTGCACGTACTGGCCGATGCGTTGACCTCGGTGCTGGCGATTGCCGCGCTGCTTGCCGGTCGCTATCTGGGCTGGGTGTGGATGGATCCGGTGATGGGCATCGTCGGTTCCATCGTCATCGCCAAATGGGCCTGGAACCTGATGCGTGACAGCGCCGCCGTGCTGCTCGACACCACCGATGAACCGGTGGCCGAGGAGATCCGCGAACTGCTGGAAACCTCCGACGATGTGCGCATCAGCGACCTGCACGTCTGGCAGGTCGGCCCGCAGGCGCGGGCGGCGATTGTCAGCGTAGTCGCGGCGGCTGGCGTGACTGCCGAAGCAATTCGCGAGCGGCTGGCGCCGGTACATGAGCTATCGCACCTGACGATCGAATTGCGCAGCGCTTAA
- a CDS encoding FKBP-type peptidyl-prolyl cis-trans isomerase — protein MNDELQIIDLQTGDGKAAVKGALITTQYTGWLEDGTEFDSSWSRGKPFQCVIGTGRVIKGWDQGIMGMQVGGKRKLRVPAHLGYGERTMGKIPPNSNLVFEIELLEVLTRED, from the coding sequence ATGAATGATGAACTGCAGATAATCGATCTTCAGACCGGCGACGGAAAAGCCGCCGTCAAAGGCGCATTGATCACCACCCAATACACCGGTTGGCTGGAAGACGGCACCGAGTTCGACTCTTCCTGGAGCCGGGGCAAGCCGTTCCAGTGCGTGATCGGCACGGGCCGCGTGATCAAGGGCTGGGACCAAGGGATTATGGGCATGCAGGTCGGCGGTAAACGCAAATTGCGGGTGCCGGCGCATCTGGGGTATGGCGAGCGGACGATGGGCAAGATTCCGCCGAATTCGAATCTGGTGTTTGAGATTGAGTTGCTGGAGGTTTTGACGCGGGAGGATTGA
- a CDS encoding LemA family protein, which yields MKIYLIVNLVLLAVLGLYAVSLFNKLVARRNEIKNAFAQVEVQLKRRYDLIPNLVSIAKGYLAHERETLEAVIAARNAAVAGLEAAQAKPGNAQNIAQLGLADSALSGAVGRLNLTLEAYPELKASQNMQQLSEELSSTENKVSFARQAFNDAVMAYNTLKQSFPAVLLAASFGHRDDAVPLKFADTLAIKTAPNVTF from the coding sequence GTGAAAATCTACCTCATCGTCAATCTGGTGCTGCTTGCGGTTCTGGGCCTTTACGCTGTCAGTCTTTTCAACAAACTCGTTGCCCGGCGCAACGAGATCAAGAACGCGTTTGCCCAGGTCGAAGTGCAGCTCAAGCGCCGCTATGACCTGATCCCCAATCTGGTCAGCATCGCCAAGGGCTATCTGGCCCACGAGCGCGAAACCCTGGAAGCCGTGATCGCTGCGCGCAATGCCGCCGTAGCAGGGCTTGAAGCTGCGCAAGCAAAACCGGGCAATGCCCAGAACATTGCGCAATTGGGGCTGGCGGACAGCGCACTCAGCGGCGCCGTGGGTCGATTGAACCTGACGCTGGAAGCCTACCCGGAACTCAAGGCCTCGCAGAACATGCAGCAACTGAGCGAAGAGCTGAGCAGCACCGAAAACAAGGTGAGCTTCGCGCGCCAGGCTTTCAACGACGCAGTCATGGCCTACAACACCCTCAAGCAGAGTTTTCCAGCGGTGCTGCTGGCAGCCAGTTTTGGCCATCGCGACGACGCCGTACCGTTGAAGTTTGCGGATACGCTGGCAATCAAGACCGCGCCCAACGTTACTTTCTGA
- a CDS encoding metal/formaldehyde-sensitive transcriptional repressor, which yields MSHTHEHKGELLNRVRRIAGQVQAVERALESEADCAKTLHLMAAIRGAVNGLMEQFIEAHAREHVAHPDLSDEARAQGVEELLQAIRRYSK from the coding sequence ATGTCGCACACGCACGAACACAAAGGCGAGTTGCTCAACCGGGTCCGGCGCATTGCCGGGCAGGTTCAGGCGGTTGAACGGGCGCTGGAGTCCGAGGCCGATTGTGCCAAGACGTTGCATCTGATGGCGGCGATTCGCGGCGCGGTCAACGGTTTGATGGAGCAGTTCATCGAGGCCCACGCCCGCGAGCATGTTGCCCATCCCGACCTCAGCGATGAAGCCCGCGCCCAAGGCGTGGAAGAATTGCTGCAAGCCATTCGCCGTTATTCCAAGTGA
- a CDS encoding DUF6124 family protein, giving the protein MFKHVPDPPEKDAHNESDPTSPYSSTDSKKLHEAAERALDHYLKPTAPKQHCPGRMFLVAPDLDQHALLAHACESMTSASVMLSDFAALLDPPYRSTVLGIAQVVMCGELAVNRALDTLDATT; this is encoded by the coding sequence ATGTTCAAACACGTACCCGATCCACCCGAAAAAGACGCACACAACGAGTCCGACCCGACTTCGCCCTACTCTTCCACCGATTCAAAAAAACTCCACGAAGCCGCCGAGCGCGCCCTCGACCACTACCTGAAACCCACCGCCCCGAAACAACACTGCCCCGGCCGCATGTTCCTCGTCGCCCCCGACCTGGATCAACATGCCCTGCTGGCCCACGCCTGCGAATCGATGACTTCGGCCAGCGTGATGCTCAGCGACTTCGCCGCGCTGCTGGATCCGCCCTACCGCAGTACCGTGCTGGGCATCGCCCAAGTGGTGATGTGTGGCGAACTCGCCGTGAACCGGGCGCTGGACACTCTCGATGCCACGACCTGA
- a CDS encoding cytochrome P450 → MDPLIAATYADPYPYYAELRAAGGLTFHHGLKLWVASSARAVCAVLTHPDCRVRPVHEPVPTAIADGMAGKVFGQLMRMNDGEGQRCPRSAIEPPLGLIDLEDVKALVAARLITNDADGLYKAMFRGPVCVVAALLGFTPAQARTISELTADFAACLSPLSNDLQLAAAHRAAEQLHGYFIELLADPNPFLADIQQRFSGEEDALIANLIGLCSQTFEATAGLIGNALVALQRQPELHDASVDSLLAEVQRFDPSVQNTRRFVANTCEIDGVRLEAGDVILVLLASANRDPALNENPDHFLPNRPNRRSFTFGSGRHQCPGQRMAMTIACATVGEILVHDIDLKRFAWHYRPSLNGRIPMLCEATT, encoded by the coding sequence ATGGACCCGCTCATCGCTGCGACTTACGCCGATCCCTATCCTTACTACGCCGAATTGCGCGCAGCGGGCGGGCTGACCTTTCATCACGGACTGAAACTGTGGGTCGCCAGCAGTGCCCGGGCGGTTTGCGCGGTGTTGACGCATCCGGACTGCCGGGTGCGTCCGGTGCATGAGCCAGTGCCCACAGCCATCGCCGATGGCATGGCGGGCAAGGTGTTCGGCCAACTGATGCGCATGAATGATGGTGAAGGTCAGCGTTGTCCGCGTTCGGCCATTGAGCCGCCGCTGGGGCTGATTGATTTGGAGGACGTCAAAGCGCTGGTCGCCGCGCGGTTGATCACCAACGATGCCGACGGCTTATATAAGGCCATGTTTCGCGGCCCGGTGTGCGTGGTCGCGGCTTTGCTCGGATTCACCCCGGCACAAGCGCGGACGATCAGTGAGCTGACCGCCGATTTTGCAGCGTGCCTTTCACCGCTGAGCAATGACCTGCAACTGGCGGCAGCGCATCGAGCGGCGGAGCAATTGCACGGTTACTTCATTGAATTACTGGCAGATCCGAACCCGTTTCTCGCCGACATCCAACAGCGCTTTTCAGGCGAGGAAGACGCACTGATCGCCAACCTGATCGGCCTCTGTTCGCAGACGTTCGAGGCTACCGCCGGGCTGATCGGCAATGCGCTAGTGGCGTTGCAGCGTCAGCCTGAATTACACGACGCGTCAGTCGATTCGCTACTGGCCGAAGTCCAGCGCTTCGACCCGTCGGTACAGAACACCCGACGATTTGTCGCGAACACCTGCGAAATCGACGGTGTCCGACTTGAAGCAGGTGACGTGATTCTGGTGCTGCTGGCCTCGGCCAACCGCGACCCGGCGCTGAATGAAAACCCGGATCACTTTCTGCCGAATCGCCCGAACCGCCGCAGCTTCACGTTCGGCAGCGGTCGTCACCAATGCCCAGGACAAAGGATGGCGATGACCATTGCCTGCGCCACTGTCGGTGAAATCCTCGTCCATGACATCGACCTGAAGCGGTTCGCCTGGCATTACCGCCCTTCCCTCAATGGGCGGATTCCAATGCTCTGCGAGGCAACGACTTAA
- a CDS encoding sensor domain-containing diguanylate cyclase, which translates to MTQLWISLAIVVVLMVVIAVLIRRERGLRRQLAEYRELLTRAAEGQNIHQDGDAERFKRSQYFARIGTWDWEVDTDRLYWSDAIFGMFGFKIGEVTPSYALFCSCVHPDDRAKVRAGELRCLETGENHDEEYRVVWPDGTIRWLRETGNVVKNDHDAMIKMMGVVRDITEEKASASYLQHLAHFDPLTSLPNRLVLEERLSEALEHARATTTRVALVFVDLNGFKAINDRYGHAAGDRVLITTATRLKRILRVSDTVARIGGDEFVVILQGLAPGLNLQDEARSICQKIFIELSPPITIGNEQRHIGTSLGVAVFPDHAPSMDRLLHIADLAMYEAKRSGNNQYRLGGESPVRAHAPGF; encoded by the coding sequence ATGACTCAACTCTGGATCAGCCTCGCCATTGTCGTTGTGTTGATGGTCGTGATCGCCGTGCTGATCCGCCGCGAGCGTGGCCTTCGTCGGCAGCTTGCCGAGTATCGCGAACTGCTCACCCGCGCCGCCGAAGGTCAGAACATTCATCAGGATGGCGACGCCGAACGCTTTAAGCGCAGTCAGTATTTCGCCCGGATTGGTACATGGGACTGGGAAGTCGACACTGACCGGCTCTATTGGTCGGACGCGATTTTCGGCATGTTCGGGTTCAAAATCGGCGAAGTGACGCCTTCCTACGCCTTGTTCTGCTCCTGCGTACATCCGGACGACCGCGCTAAGGTGCGTGCCGGGGAATTGCGCTGCCTGGAAACCGGTGAAAACCACGATGAGGAATACCGCGTGGTCTGGCCCGACGGCACGATTCGCTGGCTAAGGGAAACCGGCAACGTGGTGAAGAACGACCACGACGCGATGATCAAGATGATGGGCGTGGTGCGCGACATCACCGAAGAAAAAGCCTCGGCCAGCTATCTCCAGCACCTGGCCCACTTCGATCCGCTGACCAGTCTGCCCAATCGGCTGGTATTGGAAGAACGCCTGTCGGAAGCGCTGGAACATGCGCGCGCCACCACGACTCGGGTGGCGCTGGTGTTCGTCGACCTCAACGGTTTCAAAGCCATCAACGACCGCTACGGCCACGCCGCCGGCGACCGCGTTCTGATCACCACCGCCACGCGTCTGAAACGCATCTTGCGGGTCAGCGACACAGTCGCGCGTATCGGCGGCGACGAATTCGTGGTCATCCTGCAAGGGCTCGCACCCGGCCTGAACCTTCAGGACGAAGCGCGCAGCATCTGCCAGAAAATCTTCATCGAACTGTCCCCGCCCATCACCATCGGCAACGAACAACGCCACATCGGCACCAGCCTCGGCGTCGCCGTGTTCCCCGACCATGCACCGAGCATGGACCGGCTGCTGCACATTGCCGATCTGGCGATGTATGAGGCCAAGCGCAGCGGGAATAATCAGTATCGGTTGGGGGGCGAAAGCCCGGTGCGGGCGCATGCACCGGGATTTTGA
- a CDS encoding RcnB family protein, whose amino-acid sequence MNNKTLIASLALVAGIAGINPLVQAAQPSTDTVERSPTDGRELKVNDRAPDIYQRSEKAINNWKQKGLKQPEPQAQWVQMNDKYVMVMITNGTIVDIKPVER is encoded by the coding sequence ATGAACAACAAGACCCTGATCGCCAGCCTGGCCCTCGTCGCCGGCATCGCCGGGATCAACCCACTCGTTCAAGCGGCGCAACCCTCGACCGACACCGTCGAACGCTCGCCCACCGACGGCCGTGAACTGAAGGTCAACGACCGTGCTCCGGACATTTACCAGCGCAGCGAAAAAGCCATCAACAACTGGAAACAGAAAGGCCTCAAGCAGCCCGAGCCGCAGGCGCAGTGGGTGCAGATGAACGACAAGTACGTGATGGTGATGATTACCAACGGGACTATTGTGGATATCAAGCCGGTGGAGCGTTAA
- a CDS encoding putative DNA modification/repair radical SAM protein — protein MQLIDKLSILADAAKYDASCASSGAPKRSSEGKSGLGSTDGMGICHSYTPDGRCVSLLKVLLTNFCLYDCQYCVNRRSSDVPRARFTPEEVVTLTLDFYRRNCVSGLFLSSGIIRSADYTMEQLVRVAKLLREEHEFRGYIHLKTIPEADPALIEEAGRYADRLSVNIELPTDASLQTLAPEKQIGSIKQAMNTIYTGVQTVLNEPRAPKFAPAGQSTQMIVGADDTDDSTILHSAQALYGNFRLRRVYYSAFSPIPDSPKSVPLAAPPLMREHRLYQADFLLRSYGYSAGELLQGPGNLALDIDPKLAWALQNREVFPLDLNRAEPALISRIPGIGLRTTERLVELRRQRRIRYEDVARMRCVLAKAKPFIITSDYHPQQAEVTSQMLYQQLRDRPVPQQMGLWG, from the coding sequence ATGCAACTCATCGACAAGCTCAGCATCCTCGCCGACGCCGCCAAGTACGACGCCTCCTGCGCCAGCAGTGGCGCGCCCAAGCGCAGCTCCGAGGGCAAGAGTGGGTTGGGTTCCACCGATGGCATGGGCATCTGCCACAGCTACACGCCGGACGGGCGTTGCGTGTCGCTGCTCAAGGTTCTGCTGACCAATTTTTGTCTCTACGACTGCCAGTACTGCGTCAACCGCCGCTCCAGCGATGTGCCCCGTGCGCGTTTCACGCCCGAGGAAGTGGTGACGCTGACCCTGGATTTCTACCGGCGCAATTGCGTCAGCGGGTTGTTCCTCAGCTCGGGGATCATCCGTTCGGCGGACTACACCATGGAGCAACTGGTGCGTGTTGCGAAGCTATTGCGTGAGGAACATGAATTCCGGGGCTATATCCACCTCAAGACCATTCCCGAAGCCGATCCGGCGCTGATCGAAGAAGCCGGGCGTTATGCCGACCGCTTGAGCGTCAACATCGAATTGCCTACCGATGCCAGTTTGCAGACGCTCGCGCCGGAGAAGCAGATCGGCTCGATCAAACAGGCCATGAACACCATCTACACCGGAGTGCAGACCGTGCTTAACGAACCCCGCGCCCCAAAGTTCGCCCCGGCCGGGCAGAGCACGCAGATGATCGTCGGCGCCGATGACACCGACGACAGCACCATCCTCCACAGTGCCCAGGCGTTGTATGGCAACTTCCGATTGCGCCGGGTGTATTACTCGGCGTTCAGCCCGATTCCCGACAGTCCGAAAAGCGTGCCGCTTGCCGCACCGCCGCTGATGCGTGAGCACCGCTTGTATCAAGCCGACTTTCTACTGCGCAGCTATGGCTACAGCGCCGGTGAGTTGCTTCAAGGGCCGGGCAATCTGGCGCTGGACATCGACCCGAAACTGGCCTGGGCGCTGCAGAATCGCGAGGTGTTTCCGCTGGACCTCAATCGCGCCGAGCCGGCGCTCATCTCACGCATTCCCGGCATCGGCCTGCGCACCACCGAACGTCTGGTGGAGCTGCGGCGGCAGCGGCGCATCCGTTACGAAGACGTAGCCCGCATGCGCTGCGTACTGGCCAAGGCCAAGCCGTTCATCATCACCAGCGATTACCACCCGCAGCAGGCAGAAGTCACCAGCCAGATGCTCTATCAGCAGTTGCGCGACCGGCCGGTGCCACAGCAGATGGGGTTGTGGGGATGA